The Pseudomonas sp. KU26590 genomic sequence ATCTGGACATCTCGATCACCGGGCCGGAGCGCCGCGGCCTGTTGCATTGCGTGCTGCAAGTGCCGGGGCATGCCGAAGTCCATGCGATTTGCGTGCACCTCAGCCTGCTGGAAAGCCACCGCCAATTGCAGCTGAATCTGCTTTGCGACCTGCTCGACTCCCTGCCAGAGGACGCCCCGGTGGTCATCGCTGGCGATTTCAACGACTGGCAGCTGCAGGGCAACAAGCGTCTGCAGCGCTGCGGCTATCTGCATGAGGCCTTCGAGCGCAGTCAGGGGCGGCTGGCGAAGACCTACCCGGCGCGCTTCCCGATGCTGCGTCTGGACCGGATCTACCTGCGCAACGCCACCAGCCACGATCCGAAAATCCTCGGCACGCGGCCGTGGACGCATTTGTCCGATCACCTGCCGCTGGCGGTCGAAGTGCATCTGTAACGAACTGCGCCCTTATTTATCCGGATCAATGAGGGGAACAGTGGCGTCACGATCAAACTGGGAGCCCGGGTCTTCGTTTCCCGGGTCCATATCGGCATCGAACTCTGTTTCGTCGTCATCGGGCTGATGCTCAGGGTGCGGTGCAAGGGGCGCAGCGTCGGGGGAGTGGGATTGCATGGCAGTTTCCTCTCGTTTCGGTAGGTTCGATAAAGACGCTTTTAATGCCTTGAGCTTAGCAGGCGCCTCAGGCGCAACAAGACCGGTCCAGGCTACGAAGAACCCCTGGGGCAATCGACAAGTCAGTAAACAAGCGTCGCCGGTTTCATCGTGCTCGAACGGGCTCATGAACCGCGCGCCATCAAACACGCTCCACCGCACAGGACACTCTGACATGAGTCTGCACGACAAGATCATCGGCCGCTTCGGCTTCGGCTCCGCGCCGCTGGGCAACATGTTCCGTACCATCGACGAAGAAGAAGCCGCGGCCACTGTTCAGTCTGCCTGGGATCAGGGCATTCGCTATTTCGACACTGCGCCGGTCTACGGCGCCGGCCTGTCCGAGCAGCGTCTGGGCAAGGCACTCGCCGGCGTCCCGCGCGACCAGTACACCCTGAGCACCAAAGTCGGCCGGCTGATTTCCGATGAGATCGACACCGAGGCCCGCAGTGGTCCGTTCGCTGAAGGCCTGAAGAACAAAATCATCACCGACTACTCCGCCGACGCCACCCTGCGTTCCATTGAAGCGAGTTTGA encodes the following:
- a CDS encoding endonuclease/exonuclease/phosphatase family protein; the protein is MTPDPAGSNATPPDPATLREVHKLRVLTVNTHKGFTALNRRFILPELREAVRSTGADLVFLQEVLGGHDRHAAKYEDWPDTPHYEFLADSMWTDFAYGRNAVYPDGHHGNALLSKYPILHHRNLDISITGPERRGLLHCVLQVPGHAEVHAICVHLSLLESHRQLQLNLLCDLLDSLPEDAPVVIAGDFNDWQLQGNKRLQRCGYLHEAFERSQGRLAKTYPARFPMLRLDRIYLRNATSHDPKILGTRPWTHLSDHLPLAVEVHL